The Clostridium aceticum genomic interval TAATATCCACACCTTCCTCTTTAAAATTATTGCATATACTGGTGAATTCATAGATAAATCTCTTTGCACTTGAATTTTAACAATTAAGAAACACATCTATTACTTCTTAATCCATTAAAGTTCATAGCAGCATATCTATATTTTCCCCTTTTTTAAAGAAGATATGAAAATTATATAAAATAGCATTTTCCTTCTTCTGCAATCTGCAGCATATGTGGAAATACTTCTTTTGTCTCTTCCAGCAACTCCGCCACTGAAATTTCTGGCAAAAAGTGAGTTAGTATTACCCTCTGCAGATCAGCCTTTACAGCAATTTCCCCCACCTGTCGCCCAGATAAGTGGGGGACATTTTCATTCATATATTTGTGCAAAATATTTGCTTCACACAACAGTAGGTTACTTCCCTTAACAAAATCTATAAAACCATCAAAGTACTTTGTATCACCGGAATAAACGAATTTTTTATTATCTTTTTCAAAAGCCATGGCGTAACATTCTAAAGGATGGTCTGTTTTTTTAAAGGTAACTTTCATATTATTTATGCTGATCTCAGTACCCTCGTGTATGATGTTGCGAACAAATGCACCTTGGTACTGGATTCTATCATACTCTTCTTGAGGGCTTGCTGGTAGATATATAGGAATCGGCTGCTTTAGCTTCCCAAACATTTGCTTGATATTGATGGCATATCGCATCACCATTAGGTCACTCATATGGTCCGGATGCATATGACTGATAAATATGGCATCTAACTTATTTAAGTCATTGCAATAGTTTAACAGCTTAGACAACACACCATTACCACAATCAATAAGAATTTTTGTTTCTTCTGACTCCAATAAATATCCTGAACAGGAACCTCCAGCCTTTGGATAAGGTCCATAACAACCTAATACAGTTAGTTTCAAAAAAATTCCTCCTAACTTTTGTTATTCTATTTTTAGTATTAGCTTTTGTTATAAATCTTAGTATGCTTGAGATTTTTTGTTCGATTTTTTTAACATTTTTATTGCATCGTGAATGGGCTTATAATAAGGCATAATACTTCTTGCTTTATATAGATGCCATGTAGCCTTTTCTATATGATCTGTTTTTGAATAGATTAGACCCAGTTGATATTGCCCATATCCATTTTCTGGCATGCTATCTACTAAAAGCTTTGTATATTTAAAAGCTAGCTTCATATCCTTTAATTTAAAGAAGTAGATTTGACCAATGCTTAGTAGTAGATAGGCATCCTTAGGATTATAGGTTAGTGCTTTTCTATAATAATGTATAGCTTCTTTATAATTTTCTTCCTCATAATAACAATCCCCGATACCAGTATGGATATCTAGCTTAAAATCATCGATCGTAGGAGTTTTTCCTATTTTCAAGGCCCTTTGATAACAGTCTATAGCACTTTTATTATTTTCAATTTCATAAAATATATCTCCCATCAGCTTCCAAAAATACGGATTATTTGGGTGTCTGTCTAATACCTTTCTTAGAAAGTCAATAGCATACTCGTAACTGCCGATATTAATCAGAGAGATCACCATATTGCTGATAAGATACTGATTTTCTGGACTCTTTTTCAGTGCCTCTTTACAGATATGAAAAGCCTCTTCCTCCATGTTATTAATAATATAAAAACTACTCATATTCAAATAAGGCTCAATGGAGTTTGGTTGTAGTGTAGCCTGTATTTTCAAGGTTTTTATCGCCTTTCCTACATTTCCTACATTTTCATATAAGTAGGCTAGTTCCTCCAATATATAATATCGCTTATACTTTTTAAGAAAGAATGGATTGTATTTTAAAAACAAGATCAATCCTTTATAAGCAATATCAATTCGATCATACCGCATATGACTTTTAATTTCTTGGAAAAATAACTTCCAAGCTTCATCGTCACTTTCTTTGCCTAACAGATTGTATTTATTTAGCCACTTCGTTTCCATTTCCTTCAATGGCAAGTTTTCTTTTGGATAAAACACATGGCTATTTATTTGTTTTAAATCTACAGTAGCCATCAATTCACTGTAGAGTTTTTTTCCTTTAACATCTTTATTGAAGTGAATTTCTAACCAAAAACCTGGAATGTTTCTATATCTACTTCTCAGTTTTATACTTTTCACACCAATAATATCAGAAGAAATAACAGTGTTTTTTTCTATCGGCATATCATCTATTTGAAAATGTTTATAAACAAACTGTATTCTTTCGTTTTTATTAGGAAAAAAAATATTTAATAGCATTTCAAGCCCTCCTTTAGGAGCAAATTGCTGTTTCTTATATATAATACTATACCATAAAAAAAATATTAACAATAAAAAATTAAAATTAATTCTTTTCCTTTTATGCAAGAATTGTAATATAATAAGGCTACATAAAAGGGGGGGGTTTATGTTTTTTATTAGGAGAAAATTTCCATTATTGCTATTATTCATACTTTTATTAGTCTTACTCATCGCCTGCACTGTGAAAAGTAAAGATGATTATTTATCCATTCATACCATCGATGTAGGACAAGGAGATAGCATTTTAATAAAAACACCCAATGGAAGAACGATGTTGATCGACGGGGGAGAACCTTCTTATGGAAAAGCTGTTGTCGCTTATTTAAAGAAAAACAAAGTAAAGAAAATAGATGTATTAATTGGTACACATCCTCATAGCGACCATATCGGAGGACTTATCAATGTGTTAGATCATTTCCAGATAGACAGATTTTATCTACCAAAAAAAGAACACACCAGTAATACCTTTCAAGAACTTCTAGAAAAGGCTCAAGCTAAAGGTCTAAAAATTTCAGCAGCAACCAGTGACATTTCTATAACCTTCGATGACGATATCACATTGCATTTTTTAGGTCCTCTTAGGGATTATGGAGATCATCTGAATCTATGGAGCGTTATCGTAAAAATGGATTATAAAGAAAAATCCTTTTTATTCACAGGAGATCTTGAGGCTTTAGGGGAAGATGACTTACTAGCTACCTATAAAAAGGATTTTTTAAAATCACAATTTTTAAAGGTGGGGCATCATGGCAGCAATACCTCCTCCACTGAAGACTTTTTGCAAGCGATTGAAGCAAAGGTAGCTGTTATATCCTGTGGCAGGGATAATGCCTATGGTCACCCCCATATGGAGGTTATAGAGAGATTACAAAAGCGTAACACTGCTATTTATAGAACTGATCTGCAGGGTAGCATTATTGTAAAAAGTGATGGTCATAAAATTTGGTCCCATCAACAGCCCTATAACTATTAGCTATTCTTGCTTCCTCAGGATGACAAATTATCGTTTAAGTTAACGCTAGACTTCCTATATCCTATTAGAGCTTCTCTTTAAGAGAACTTTATTACTAAAAATCAAAAAAAAGAAAAAGGTGGAAACGGATGCCACCTTACTTAGCTACCACAAGCACGAGCTTTTATGGTAGCTTTAAAATTGTGTTGCGATGTGTGTATTAAATAGGTTCTACAAAATAATACAAATTCCTCTTTTTTAAAACAAAAAAGTTGTTCTATAAAGAAATTTTTCATTAAAATACAGTTAAGATAAAACAAATTATTTTTAATAAAGCAACATATAATTTATAGAGGTGATTCCATGAAAAGCAAATTAGCAAAGTGTATTATTTTTATTTTTGTAACCTTACTATCCTTTTGCAGTTATAACTTCTTTCAGTCTCCTAAAACAGTTGCCACTTTTCAGTCCTATAGTTCTCCCTCCCATAAAATTGATAAAAGCTTAATTGAACTTTCTAAAAGTGATGATGCCTCTGTAAGAAAAGAAGCTGAGAAAAATCTTATACGCACTACTTTAACAGTCCTAGGCTATGAAAAATGGCAGGAATTTATTGATTATATAGATATAAGTATTTATACAGAAGAAGTGCTGCCTTCAGCCTCTGAACAATTGATTGTAGCATTAGATTTATCCAAAGACTTAGCAGTAATTGTAGTATTTGATGCTGTTGGTAATGAATATATCTTCCATAGCAAAATAGAAGGTCTTGTTCCAGTGAATAAAATAGAGTTTCTATCTAATCCTTCTTATGATTATAAGATGATGGCGATTTACCAAACCTTGGATGAGAGGATTGGTGGTTCTTTTTTCGAGGAATTTTTAGAAATTTATTTGTATGATAAGGACGAGTTTATAAGTACTTGGAAAAAACCTCTTTATTATGAGGAAATCTATAAAGAAGTTTGGATAGACCCTAGTGCAAGAGAAGATTTATGGAATAAAGTCATAGAAGAAACAGTGATTGATTTTATACAAGATCATCCCCTAAAAATCAATACATTTACTACTATGGAAAAACACACTACTTATTCATCAGCTTACCCCAGCACTGAAAAGTTTGCATTAGTTCATAGGGACAGCTATAAAAATTCCTATTATTGGAAGGATGCATTTAATACCTTTATTTTAGGAGAAGTATCAAAGGAAGTTTTTCTATCTAATGTCGCTCTTCTAGAGGATATGGAAAACAGTAGAGAATCTTTATTTAATATTAGCAATAAAAATTATAAAGTAGTCAATTCTAAGGGAGAAGTTCTTTATCTACCCAAAAGTAAATTTCAGTCAATGTTCCAAAGTTTTCTTGAAAAGTGATACAATTAAATAGTCAATGGTTTCCACAGGTTGAAATAAGGCAACTATACTCTTAAAATACCGCTTGAAGAATAAAATTTGGTACTAAAAACTATAATAAATGAGGTGTAATGTACAAATGAAAACAGAAAAACTTTTTTGGCAAAATACTTACTTGAAAGAATTCACAGCAAATATTCTATCTACTGGGGTTTATGAAAAAGATCCTACAAAGTCTTTTATCGTATTAGATAAAACAGCTTTTTATCCCGAAGGAGGGGGGCAACCTTGGGACGAAGGCAAAATTGGCAATAGCAATGTCTCTTATGTATATGAAGAAGAAGAAATCATTTATCATGTAGTGGATCAAGCTCTTATAGAAAAGGAAAATATCTTCTGTTCCATTGATTGGGGAAGACGTTTTGACTTTATGCAACAACATTTGGGTCAGCATATACTTTCAAGGGTTTTTGAAGAACTGTATGACGCTAATACAGTAGGCTTTCACTTAGGTAACGACTTTGTCACTATTGACATCAATAAGCCCTCCCTTAGTTTTGAGGAAATACAACTTGTAGAGGAAAAAGCAAATAAGGTCATCTATGATAACTTAGAAGTAGTATCTCTATTTCCAACAAAGGATGAAGTACTTCAGCTTCCTTTGAGAAAACAGCCTACTGTAGAAGATGGCATCCGTATTGTTAAAATTGATGAAATTGATTATTCTCCTTGTGCTGGGACTCATCCTAAAAATACTGGTTCTGTGGGTATCATAAAAATTCGTAAATGGGAAAAAAATAAAAGTAATCTTCGCATAGAGTTTATATGTGGCTCAAGGGCATTAGAGGACTTTTACTGGAAAAATATCCAAATCAACGAAGTATCTAATTTGTTGTCTGTAAAAGATATAGAAACACAAGATGCTGTTACAAGATTATATCAGGAACATAGAGAACTAAATAAGACTTTAAAAAGTTTGAAAAAAAGCTTATTAGACTATAGGGTAAAAGAGTTGCATCTTAGTGCTAGAGAAGCAGGCGGCTACTTCCTAGTAGTAAAGGAATTTGAAGGGGAAGATTTTAAAGATATTAAAACAATAGCTTCTGCCTTAAGTCTATATCCTAATACAGTTGCCTTACTAGGCACAAAAATTGATAAAGCTCAGGTGGTTTTTTCTTGTTCAAAGGAAGTCCCTATAAATATGAATCAACTATTTAAAGAAGTAATTCCCCTTATCAATGGAAAAGGTGGTGGTAATGCCACCAGTGCTCAAGGAGGAGGCGATGAAGCTTATAATCTGGAAAGCTTGCTTAAAGCCGCAGAGCAAAAAATCATTATGGAATACATAAAGTAATCTTTAAAGGAGCGAATCATAATGAAAAATATCGTTATCAATATGTTACAAGAACGAGGCGTTACCATTGAAGATATGGCTAATTTAGTACTAGATCTTCAGAAAGACTACCTTCCTTTAACTATGGAAGTAGCGGTTGAAAATATCCACAAAGTTTTAGGAAAAAGAGAAGTGCAAAACGCTATTCTTACTGGTATACAGATAGATAAATTAGCGGAGCGTGATTTAATTGAAGAACCTCTTTTATCCATTGTGAAACGTGATGATTCTTTATATGGTATAGATGAAATTATGGCCTTGAGTATTACTAATATTTATGGGTCTATAGGCTTTACTAATTTCGGTTATTTAGATAAGTTAAAGCCTGGTATTATTGGAAAAATAAATGAGCATGAGGGAGGGCAAGTAAATACATTTCTAGACGATTTGGTTTCTGGTATTATTGCTGCTGCTTGTTCTAGGATAGCACATTCTATGGAGAACTCCCAAGATGAGGAATAAAAAAATACCCACTTTATATTTATTATAAAGTGGGTATTTTTTATTAAAACTTTGATAAAACTAAAAACTTATCTACTATCGTTTGTTAGCAGGTTCCATATTGATTTTTCTACCTTTGATACGGTTTTTATTCATAGCCGTTAAAACTTTATTTGCATGTTTCTCAGGCACTTCAACAAAAGTAAATTTATCAAATATATCTATTACCCCTACCATATTTCCTTCTATTCCTGATTCACCAGTGATGGCACCTAAAATATTTCCAGGAGTAGCTCCATGCTTCTTACCTATATTCAGGAACATTCTAACCATTCCTGGCTCTGCTCCTGTATCTTTAGAGGCCACATCTTCCGCTGCTTCTATGGACTCTTCTTCATTCTTATTGATCATCAATTTCAATAAAGCTGCTGCTATGTCAATAGAGCTATGATCTTCTGATAATTTTTCCACAAAGTTAGTATATTCTGCAATACCACCTTTTTCAATGGTAGCAACAATATTTTTAGCGATGGTTTCTCTTTGCTTTTCGGCAATGTCGTTTATGGTAGGTATATTTTTTCTTTTAATTTTTGTCTTTGCATAGGTTTCTAAAGCTTTTAAAGTTCTAAGCTGTCTTCCAGCAACAAAAGTATAGGCAAGTCCTGTTCTTCCTGCTCTTCCTGTTCTACCTATCCTGTGAACATAATACTCAAAATCTTCAGGAATATCATAGTTAATAACTAACTCTACATCATCTACGTCAATACCTCTAGCTGCCACATCTGTAGCTACTAAGAAGTCAATAATACCATCTCTAAACTTTTTCATGACTCGATCTCTTTGACTTTGTTTTAGATCTCCGTGAAGTCCTTCTACAGAGTGACCTCTACTTTGTAGACTTTCCACCAATTCATCTACACCTTTTTTCGTTCTACAGAAAATCATTCCTAGTTCACTTTCTTCCATATCCAAAACCCTACATAAGGCATCAAGTTTTTCATGATTCTTTACTTCAAAATAATATTGACCAATCTTAGGAACAGTTAATTCCTTGTGTACTACTTTTATTTTTTCAGGACTTTTCAAGTACTTTTTACCTATGTTTTCTATTTCTCTAGGCATCGTAGCAGAAAACATAGCTGTCTGACGATCCTTAGGTGTTGTATCTAATATGGTTTCTATATCTTCTAAAAAGCCCATATCTAGCATTTGATCTGCCTCATCTAAAACAACACCAATTACCTTGTCTAATTTTAGTGTCTTTCTTCGGATATGGTCGATTATTCTTCCAGGGGTACCTACAACAATTTGTACTCCTTGTTTTAATGCCTTAATTTGTCTCTCTATAGGCTGACCTCCATAGATAGCTAAAGATCTTGTCTCTGGTAAATACTTGGCAAACTTTCTAAGTTCATCAGCTACCTGCATAGACAGCTCTCTAGTAGGAGTTAGTATCAATATTTGAACGGATTTATCCTTTTGATTTACCTTTTCAATCATAGGTATGCCAAAGGCTGCAGTTTTTCCTGTTCCTGTTTGTGCTTGACCTATGATGTCTTTTCCTTCATATAGTTTGGGTAAGGCTTGGGATTGGATGGGGGTAGGTGCTTCAAAGCCCATCTCTTCAATAGCTTTTAAAATGTTTTTCTCAATGTTTAAATCTTGGAATTCAATATTCTTCATCTTATCTCTCCTAATTTTAGTTTTCACTGCAATATTATATCTCTTT includes:
- a CDS encoding MBL fold metallo-hydrolase, which translates into the protein MKLTVLGCYGPYPKAGGSCSGYLLESEETKILIDCGNGVLSKLLNYCNDLNKLDAIFISHMHPDHMSDLMVMRYAINIKQMFGKLKQPIPIYLPASPQEEYDRIQYQGAFVRNIIHEGTEISINNMKVTFKKTDHPLECYAMAFEKDNKKFVYSGDTKYFDGFIDFVKGSNLLLCEANILHKYMNENVPHLSGRQVGEIAVKADLQRVILTHFLPEISVAELLEETKEVFPHMLQIAEEGKCYFI
- a CDS encoding tetratricopeptide repeat protein, whose protein sequence is MLLNIFFPNKNERIQFVYKHFQIDDMPIEKNTVISSDIIGVKSIKLRSRYRNIPGFWLEIHFNKDVKGKKLYSELMATVDLKQINSHVFYPKENLPLKEMETKWLNKYNLLGKESDDEAWKLFFQEIKSHMRYDRIDIAYKGLILFLKYNPFFLKKYKRYYILEELAYLYENVGNVGKAIKTLKIQATLQPNSIEPYLNMSSFYIINNMEEEAFHICKEALKKSPENQYLISNMVISLINIGSYEYAIDFLRKVLDRHPNNPYFWKLMGDIFYEIENNKSAIDCYQRALKIGKTPTIDDFKLDIHTGIGDCYYEEENYKEAIHYYRKALTYNPKDAYLLLSIGQIYFFKLKDMKLAFKYTKLLVDSMPENGYGQYQLGLIYSKTDHIEKATWHLYKARSIMPYYKPIHDAIKMLKKSNKKSQAY
- a CDS encoding ComEC/Rec2 family competence protein codes for the protein MFFIRRKFPLLLLFILLLVLLIACTVKSKDDYLSIHTIDVGQGDSILIKTPNGRTMLIDGGEPSYGKAVVAYLKKNKVKKIDVLIGTHPHSDHIGGLINVLDHFQIDRFYLPKKEHTSNTFQELLEKAQAKGLKISAATSDISITFDDDITLHFLGPLRDYGDHLNLWSVIVKMDYKEKSFLFTGDLEALGEDDLLATYKKDFLKSQFLKVGHHGSNTSSTEDFLQAIEAKVAVISCGRDNAYGHPHMEVIERLQKRNTAIYRTDLQGSIIVKSDGHKIWSHQQPYNY
- a CDS encoding alanyl-tRNA editing protein; translated protein: MKTEKLFWQNTYLKEFTANILSTGVYEKDPTKSFIVLDKTAFYPEGGGQPWDEGKIGNSNVSYVYEEEEIIYHVVDQALIEKENIFCSIDWGRRFDFMQQHLGQHILSRVFEELYDANTVGFHLGNDFVTIDINKPSLSFEEIQLVEEKANKVIYDNLEVVSLFPTKDEVLQLPLRKQPTVEDGIRIVKIDEIDYSPCAGTHPKNTGSVGIIKIRKWEKNKSNLRIEFICGSRALEDFYWKNIQINEVSNLLSVKDIETQDAVTRLYQEHRELNKTLKSLKKSLLDYRVKELHLSAREAGGYFLVVKEFEGEDFKDIKTIASALSLYPNTVALLGTKIDKAQVVFSCSKEVPINMNQLFKEVIPLINGKGGGNATSAQGGGDEAYNLESLLKAAEQKIIMEYIK
- a CDS encoding phosphatidylglycerophosphatase A family protein, producing MKNIVINMLQERGVTIEDMANLVLDLQKDYLPLTMEVAVENIHKVLGKREVQNAILTGIQIDKLAERDLIEEPLLSIVKRDDSLYGIDEIMALSITNIYGSIGFTNFGYLDKLKPGIIGKINEHEGGQVNTFLDDLVSGIIAAACSRIAHSMENSQDEE
- a CDS encoding DEAD/DEAH box helicase produces the protein MKNIEFQDLNIEKNILKAIEEMGFEAPTPIQSQALPKLYEGKDIIGQAQTGTGKTAAFGIPMIEKVNQKDKSVQILILTPTRELSMQVADELRKFAKYLPETRSLAIYGGQPIERQIKALKQGVQIVVGTPGRIIDHIRRKTLKLDKVIGVVLDEADQMLDMGFLEDIETILDTTPKDRQTAMFSATMPREIENIGKKYLKSPEKIKVVHKELTVPKIGQYYFEVKNHEKLDALCRVLDMEESELGMIFCRTKKGVDELVESLQSRGHSVEGLHGDLKQSQRDRVMKKFRDGIIDFLVATDVAARGIDVDDVELVINYDIPEDFEYYVHRIGRTGRAGRTGLAYTFVAGRQLRTLKALETYAKTKIKRKNIPTINDIAEKQRETIAKNIVATIEKGGIAEYTNFVEKLSEDHSSIDIAAALLKLMINKNEEESIEAAEDVASKDTGAEPGMVRMFLNIGKKHGATPGNILGAITGESGIEGNMVGVIDIFDKFTFVEVPEKHANKVLTAMNKNRIKGRKINMEPANKR